In the Mesorhizobium sp. genome, one interval contains:
- the cckA gene encoding cell cycle histidine kinase CckA, whose translation MAKETSRDFYPAPVVDQNSRPGAITRLIVFAVVLIPLAVVFLTFRERLGDPFLIGMLGMLAMIGVGYLFLTAIGFVQFAPRSTNDELSKAFVDSMRQGLIVTDGRGRIIYANRAYADMTGAAAPADIKTVEALLSDNPEAGATIVSLASQLKDGRDGDGEFRLSQAIRPGSDPGARWYRVRARTFNMRSRRQPLYAWQLSDISAERAEQERFFQDLQQAIDHLDHAPAGFFSADAAGRVTYINATLAEWLGIDLAGFVPGAVTLPEIIAGDGMALVRAVKAEPGATRNAVIDLDLATSKGEALPVRFMHRVTASREGVQGATRTIVLNRTQGEDSSADLRASEVRFTRFFNSTPMAIAGVDANGRILRTNAPFLMLFSSVVDQAAVDRRARLDTVIHPRDRDAFAAAIEKAKLLQADIAPIDTVLPDNEERHMRFYVSAVADGGGTQGAEEAAIVYAVETTEQKALEAQMAQGQKMQAVGQLAGGIAHDFNNVLTAIIMASDLLLTNHRPSDPSFPDIMNIKQNANRAASLVRQLLAFSRRQTLRPEVLNLTDVLADVRMLLTRLVGSNVRLKIDHGRDLWPVRADLGQFEQVIVNLAVNARDAMPDGGDVTIRSRNIASGESAEFGYRELAAGDYVLVEVEDTGTGIAPEVLKKIFEPFFTTKEVGKGTGLGLSMVYGIIKQTGGYIFCDSEVGKGSVFRIFLPRYVPGSAVAEQSAGDTKADARTATPAAKADVSKDLSGSATVLLVEDEDAVRMGGVRALRSRGYEVHEASSGVEALEIYEALEGKIDIVVSDVVMPEMDGPTLLGELRKRNPDIKFVFVSGYAEDAFARNLPEDAKFGFLPKPFSLKQLATVVKDILAQ comes from the coding sequence ATGGCCAAAGAGACAAGCCGTGACTTCTATCCGGCTCCGGTCGTCGATCAGAATTCCCGGCCCGGAGCGATCACGCGGCTGATCGTCTTTGCCGTCGTGCTCATCCCGCTCGCGGTCGTCTTCCTGACGTTCCGCGAAAGGTTGGGCGATCCCTTTCTGATCGGCATGCTCGGCATGCTGGCCATGATCGGCGTCGGCTACCTGTTTTTGACCGCGATCGGTTTCGTCCAGTTCGCTCCCCGCTCGACCAATGACGAACTCTCGAAAGCATTCGTGGATTCGATGCGTCAGGGCCTCATCGTCACGGATGGACGCGGCCGCATCATCTATGCCAACCGTGCCTATGCCGACATGACGGGGGCCGCGGCTCCGGCGGATATCAAAACGGTCGAGGCCTTGCTTTCCGACAATCCCGAAGCGGGAGCGACGATCGTTAGCCTCGCTTCCCAATTGAAGGACGGGCGGGATGGCGACGGCGAATTCAGGCTGTCCCAGGCGATCCGCCCCGGATCGGACCCGGGCGCGCGGTGGTACAGAGTACGGGCGCGGACGTTCAACATGCGCTCCCGCCGCCAGCCGCTCTATGCCTGGCAATTGTCGGACATCTCCGCTGAGCGGGCCGAGCAGGAGCGCTTCTTCCAGGACCTCCAGCAGGCGATCGACCATCTCGACCACGCGCCCGCGGGCTTCTTCTCCGCCGATGCCGCCGGCCGCGTCACCTATATCAACGCGACGCTGGCGGAATGGCTGGGGATCGATCTCGCCGGTTTCGTGCCGGGCGCCGTAACCTTGCCGGAAATCATCGCGGGCGACGGGATGGCGCTGGTGCGGGCGGTGAAGGCGGAGCCCGGCGCGACCCGCAACGCCGTCATCGATCTCGACCTCGCCACCAGCAAGGGCGAGGCCTTGCCCGTCCGCTTCATGCATCGCGTGACCGCTAGTCGGGAGGGCGTGCAGGGCGCCACGAGGACCATCGTCCTCAACCGGACGCAGGGCGAGGATTCCTCGGCCGATCTGCGGGCATCGGAAGTCCGCTTCACCCGCTTCTTCAATTCGACGCCGATGGCGATCGCGGGTGTCGACGCGAATGGGCGGATCCTGCGGACGAACGCGCCGTTCCTGATGCTGTTCTCCAGCGTCGTCGACCAGGCCGCCGTCGACCGCCGCGCGCGGCTCGATACGGTCATTCACCCGCGTGACCGCGATGCCTTCGCTGCGGCAATCGAGAAGGCGAAGCTGCTGCAGGCCGACATCGCGCCGATCGACACTGTCCTGCCGGACAATGAGGAGCGCCATATGCGCTTCTACGTCAGCGCGGTCGCGGACGGGGGGGGAACCCAGGGCGCCGAGGAAGCTGCCATCGTCTACGCGGTGGAGACGACGGAGCAGAAGGCCCTCGAGGCGCAGATGGCCCAAGGCCAGAAGATGCAGGCCGTCGGGCAGCTCGCCGGCGGCATCGCGCACGACTTCAACAACGTGCTCACCGCCATCATCATGGCGTCCGACCTGCTTCTGACCAACCACAGGCCGTCCGATCCGTCCTTCCCGGACATCATGAACATCAAGCAGAATGCCAACCGCGCCGCCTCGCTGGTGCGCCAGCTGCTCGCCTTCTCGCGTCGCCAGACGCTGCGGCCCGAGGTGCTCAATCTGACGGACGTCCTGGCCGATGTACGCATGCTCCTGACGCGCCTCGTCGGCAGCAATGTTCGGCTCAAGATCGACCACGGAAGGGATCTCTGGCCGGTGCGGGCGGATCTGGGCCAATTCGAGCAGGTGATCGTCAATCTTGCCGTCAATGCGCGCGACGCCATGCCCGACGGCGGCGACGTCACGATCAGAAGCCGGAACATTGCCTCCGGCGAATCCGCCGAGTTCGGCTATCGCGAACTCGCCGCCGGCGACTACGTGCTGGTCGAGGTCGAGGATACCGGAACCGGCATTGCGCCCGAGGTGCTGAAGAAGATCTTCGAGCCGTTCTTCACCACCAAGGAGGTGGGGAAGGGCACCGGTCTCGGCCTGTCGATGGTTTACGGCATCATCAAGCAGACGGGCGGCTATATCTTCTGCGATTCGGAGGTCGGCAAGGGTTCGGTCTTCCGCATCTTCCTGCCGCGCTATGTCCCCGGCTCGGCCGTCGCCGAGCAATCGGCCGGCGACACCAAGGCTGACGCCAGGACGGCCACTCCGGCCGCCAAGGCCGACGTATCGAAGGACCTGTCCGGCTCGGCGACCGTTCTTCTGGTCGAGGATGAGGATGCCGTCCGCATGGGCGGCGTGCGCGCCCTGAGGTCCCGCGGCTACGAGGTGCACGAGGCCTCGTCGGGCGTCGAGGCGCTGGAAATCTACGAGGCGCTGGAGGGTAAGATCGACATCGTCGTGTCCGACGTGGTGATGCCCGAGATGGACGGTCCGACGCTGCTCGGCGAACTGCGCAAGCGTAATCCCGATATCAAGTTCGTCTTCGTCTCGGGCTACGCCGAGGATGCATTCGCGCGAAACCTGCCGGAAGACGCCAAGTTCGGCTTCCTGCCAAAGCCGTTCTCGCTGAAGCAGCTTGCGACGGTCGTGAAAGACATCCTCGCGCAGTAG
- the dksA gene encoding RNA polymerase-binding protein DksA, translated as MSLITELNYVPTDDEPFMNDRQKAYFRSKLITWKGDILREARETLEVLQQENANHPDLADRASSETDRAIELRARDRQRKLIAKIDAALQRLDEGTYGYCEETGEPISLKRLDARPIATLSIEAQERHERREKVYRDD; from the coding sequence ATGAGCCTGATCACTGAACTCAACTATGTGCCCACTGACGATGAGCCGTTCATGAACGATCGTCAGAAGGCCTACTTCCGCTCCAAACTGATCACGTGGAAGGGAGATATCCTCAGAGAGGCCCGCGAGACCCTCGAAGTCCTCCAGCAGGAGAACGCGAACCATCCCGACCTCGCCGACAGGGCGTCATCGGAAACGGATCGCGCCATCGAGCTGCGTGCGCGCGACCGCCAGCGGAAGTTGATCGCCAAGATCGACGCCGCCTTGCAGAGGCTCGACGAAGGGACGTACGGCTATTGCGAGGAGACCGGCGAGCCGATTTCTCTCAAGCGTCTCGATGCACGTCCGATCGCGACTCTGTCGATCGAGGCGCAGGAACGCCACGAGCGCCGCGAGAAGGTCTATCGCGACGACTGA
- a CDS encoding histidine phosphatase family protein, with product MSRLLLLRHARAAWAEPGMRDFDRPLDATGRADADAMGAVMAREGVVPERVICSSARRARETWDAVMRHVPVTDTIVTDQLYITDATGYLNFIRDNDAVDSLLIVGHNPMIEDVCFALARDGRDEATGARANGFPTCGLAVIDFDGGFGVVAPSRGFLEAFYTPIA from the coding sequence ATGAGTCGTCTTCTTCTGTTGCGCCATGCCCGCGCGGCCTGGGCCGAGCCCGGCATGCGCGACTTCGACCGGCCGCTCGACGCGACCGGCCGCGCCGACGCCGACGCGATGGGCGCGGTGATGGCGCGCGAAGGCGTCGTCCCGGAACGGGTGATTTGTTCGTCAGCAAGGCGGGCGCGCGAGACCTGGGACGCTGTCATGCGGCACGTTCCCGTGACGGACACGATCGTCACCGACCAGCTCTACATCACCGACGCCACCGGGTATCTGAACTTCATACGCGACAACGACGCGGTCGACTCCTTGCTGATCGTCGGCCACAATCCGATGATTGAAGATGTCTGCTTTGCCCTCGCGCGCGACGGCCGGGACGAGGCCACCGGTGCAAGGGCGAACGGCTTTCCGACCTGCGGGCTGGCCGTGATCGATTTCGACGGCGGATTTGGTGTAGTCGCGCCATCCCGCGGGTTTCTCGAAGCGTTTTATACCCCGATCGCATGA
- a CDS encoding YcjX family protein, which produces MASHTTLTDEARIALDTLAGRLTGLASPSLRLGVTGLSRAGKTVFITALVHNLIHGGRLPLFDARKSGRLTKAFLEHQPDDAVPRFQYEDHVAALLSDRVWPDSTRAISELRLTVEFESASAWRRTFAAGRLSIDIVDYPGEWLLDLPLLGKDFEQFSRDSFDLAALDVRADLSDAWRREAKAVDPAAEADEMTARRLAESFTAYLKACKADSRALSTLPPGRFLMPGDLEGSPALTFAPLPGVTGAKPRHGSLHAMMQRRYEAYKTHVVKPFFREHITRLDRQIVLIDAMQALNAGSGAVADLERALTEILACFRPGSTNFLTGLFARRIDRILIAATKADHIHHESHDRLQAIVRRLAERAVQRADLTGAKVDVLAMAAIRATREGTVKQRGETLPVIIGTPLKGETIGDETFDGDTETAIFPGDLPKKPESVFKDRGERTAIRFVRFRPPKLERTADGLTLSLPHIRLDRALQFLVGDALA; this is translated from the coding sequence TTGGCGTCGCATACAACTCTGACGGACGAGGCGCGCATCGCGCTCGACACCCTTGCTGGGCGGCTGACTGGATTGGCCAGCCCTTCGCTGCGGCTCGGCGTGACCGGCCTGTCCCGCGCCGGCAAGACGGTCTTCATCACCGCGCTCGTACACAATCTCATCCATGGCGGTCGCCTGCCCCTGTTCGACGCGCGCAAGTCGGGAAGGCTGACGAAAGCATTTCTTGAACACCAGCCGGACGACGCGGTGCCGCGTTTCCAGTACGAGGATCATGTCGCGGCGCTGCTGTCGGATCGCGTGTGGCCGGATTCGACCCGGGCCATCTCCGAGTTGCGACTGACCGTCGAGTTCGAATCGGCTTCCGCCTGGCGCCGGACGTTCGCGGCTGGCCGCTTGTCCATCGACATCGTCGACTACCCGGGCGAATGGCTCCTCGACCTTCCGCTCCTCGGCAAGGATTTCGAGCAGTTTTCGAGGGATTCCTTCGACCTCGCCGCCCTCGATGTGCGAGCCGACCTCTCCGATGCCTGGCGGCGGGAGGCGAAGGCCGTCGACCCAGCTGCGGAGGCCGACGAGATGACGGCGCGGCGGCTCGCCGAGAGCTTTACCGCCTATCTCAAGGCCTGCAAGGCGGACAGCCGGGCGCTGTCGACCTTGCCACCCGGCCGGTTCCTCATGCCTGGCGACCTGGAAGGCTCGCCTGCCCTGACCTTCGCTCCGCTGCCCGGCGTGACTGGCGCGAAGCCCCGCCACGGTTCGCTGCATGCGATGATGCAGCGGCGCTACGAGGCCTATAAGACGCATGTGGTGAAACCGTTCTTTCGCGAACACATCACCAGGCTCGACCGGCAGATCGTTCTGATCGACGCCATGCAGGCGTTGAACGCCGGCAGCGGGGCGGTCGCCGATCTCGAGCGCGCGCTGACGGAGATTCTCGCCTGCTTCCGGCCCGGATCGACGAATTTCCTCACCGGCCTCTTCGCCCGGCGGATCGACCGCATCCTGATCGCCGCGACCAAGGCCGACCACATCCATCACGAAAGCCACGACCGACTGCAGGCGATCGTCCGCCGTCTCGCCGAGCGGGCCGTTCAGCGCGCCGACCTAACCGGCGCGAAAGTGGATGTCCTCGCCATGGCGGCGATCCGGGCAACGCGCGAGGGCACGGTGAAGCAGCGCGGCGAGACGCTTCCCGTCATCATCGGCACGCCGCTCAAGGGCGAGACCATTGGCGACGAGACGTTCGACGGCGATACGGAGACGGCCATCTTCCCCGGGGACCTGCCCAAGAAGCCGGAGTCGGTGTTCAAGGACAGGGGTGAAAGGACCGCCATCCGTTTCGTTCGTTTCCGTCCCCCGAAGCTCGAGCGGACGGCGGACGGCCTAACCTTGTCGCTCCCGCATATTCGCCTCGACCGTGCCCTTCAGTTCCTCGTCGGAGACGCATTGGCATGA
- a CDS encoding flagellar biosynthetic protein FliO, which translates to MDVIETIQSALPEGYANAILWIAFALLLLIVVLGLIRLIRGFGGGTFVAGGRNRRTRLAVMDAAPIDSRRRLVLVRRDDVEHLVLIGGPTDVVIERDIRIAARAARPTEHHHETAVDAAQTSPELARARAQIRPTQASPRPAEPPRPVEPVVPARPAFPPPNVTLPRPAMPMPAPPPPPAAMKPGASAQAPRHFDPSKPAAPRMPQVNALDDALMKELSVSLQQEAPLSGQGKNAGPARPDASLDEQMNKLLGEISKRK; encoded by the coding sequence ATGGATGTGATTGAGACGATTCAGAGCGCGCTGCCTGAAGGCTATGCCAACGCCATCCTGTGGATCGCGTTTGCATTGCTGCTTCTCATCGTCGTGCTCGGCCTGATTCGGCTGATTCGGGGCTTCGGCGGCGGCACATTCGTGGCAGGCGGACGCAATCGCAGGACGCGCCTCGCCGTCATGGATGCCGCGCCGATCGACAGCCGGCGCAGGCTTGTCCTGGTTCGGCGCGACGATGTCGAACACCTCGTGCTGATCGGCGGGCCGACGGACGTGGTGATCGAGCGTGACATCCGCATCGCCGCCCGCGCCGCGCGGCCAACCGAACATCATCACGAGACCGCGGTCGATGCCGCCCAGACCTCGCCCGAACTCGCTCGTGCCCGGGCCCAGATCAGACCGACGCAGGCTTCCCCTCGTCCGGCGGAGCCGCCCCGTCCGGTCGAACCGGTCGTGCCCGCACGGCCCGCTTTTCCTCCGCCGAATGTTACCCTGCCGCGTCCGGCGATGCCGATGCCCGCCCCGCCGCCGCCGCCTGCCGCGATGAAGCCGGGTGCATCGGCGCAGGCTCCCCGGCATTTCGATCCATCGAAGCCGGCCGCGCCGCGGATGCCGCAGGTGAACGCGCTCGACGACGCGCTCATGAAGGAACTGTCAGTATCCCTTCAACAGGAGGCGCCTCTGTCCGGCCAAGGCAAGAATGCGGGGCCGGCAAGGCCGGACGCGTCGCTTGACGAGCAGATGAACAAGCTGCTCGGTGAAATATCCAAAAGAAAATAA
- a CDS encoding YcjF family protein produces MTQPRQPASFRLTPEPQAAGPEPEPVRKPRAVRKEEAVLVVPAEIDVFEQDGLDALAPPAPLKPRPPSRLGALFFGALGTLLSLAAALWAERLIRDLFGRSEWLGWLGIALAGTVLVTFLAILVRELYALARLVSVEALRARAEQASRADDSKSARAAVADLVVLVGKKPETAAGRRAVVDLKGEIIDGADFLRYAEAEILAPLDEKAKDLILDAAKRVSIVTAVSPRALVDLGYVLWEAGRLVRRMSELYGGRPGTLGFFRLTRSVLAHLAVTGSIAAGDSVIQQLVGHGLAARISAKLGEGVVNGMMTVRIGIAAMEAARPFPFDAVKRPGMGDFASALATFTSRKREAGAGEEV; encoded by the coding sequence ATGACGCAACCACGCCAGCCGGCATCCTTCCGGCTCACGCCGGAACCGCAGGCCGCGGGCCCGGAGCCTGAGCCTGTCCGCAAGCCACGCGCGGTCCGCAAGGAGGAGGCGGTTCTCGTCGTACCGGCGGAGATCGACGTCTTCGAGCAGGATGGCCTGGACGCGCTCGCGCCGCCGGCGCCGCTGAAGCCGAGGCCGCCGTCGCGCCTCGGCGCTCTCTTCTTCGGTGCACTCGGTACGTTGCTTTCGCTGGCCGCCGCCCTCTGGGCGGAACGGCTCATTCGGGACCTTTTCGGCCGAAGCGAATGGCTGGGCTGGCTGGGTATCGCGCTAGCCGGCACCGTGCTGGTCACGTTCCTGGCGATCCTCGTGCGCGAACTCTATGCGCTCGCACGCCTCGTATCCGTCGAAGCACTTCGCGCACGGGCCGAGCAGGCGTCGCGCGCCGATGATAGCAAGTCGGCGCGCGCCGCGGTTGCCGACCTGGTCGTGCTCGTCGGCAAGAAGCCCGAGACGGCGGCCGGACGCCGGGCCGTGGTCGATCTGAAAGGCGAGATCATCGATGGCGCCGACTTCCTGCGCTATGCCGAGGCTGAAATCCTGGCCCCGCTGGACGAGAAGGCCAAAGACCTCATTCTCGACGCCGCCAAGCGGGTGTCGATCGTCACCGCCGTCAGCCCGCGGGCGCTCGTGGACCTGGGCTATGTCCTGTGGGAAGCCGGCCGGCTGGTGCGGCGAATGTCGGAACTGTACGGTGGCCGGCCCGGCACTCTCGGCTTCTTCAGGCTGACCCGCAGCGTTCTGGCCCACCTCGCCGTCACCGGCTCGATCGCGGCCGGCGACAGCGTCATCCAGCAGCTGGTCGGGCACGGGCTTGCAGCCCGCATCTCGGCGAAGCTCGGCGAAGGCGTGGTCAACGGAATGATGACGGTGCGAATCGGCATCGCCGCGATGGAGGCCGCCCGCCCCTTCCCGTTCGATGCAGTGAAGCGCCCCGGTATGGGCGATTTCGCCTCCGCACTTGCCACATTCACCTCCCGCAAGCGCGAGGCCGGGGCGGGCGAAGAGGTTTGA